In the Salvia splendens isolate huo1 chromosome 16, SspV2, whole genome shotgun sequence genome, TACCAATGCACACCCCGTCGCCGGCCGTTTGCTGGTCGGAATCCGGCGCCGCCGCGGCCGCCGTGGCTGTTCCGTCATCGGTGGAATACCCATCCTCCAAGAGGCCTTCTTCATTAGTGTTGGAATTCATGGTGCCCTTAGGGGAGGAGTTCCCCACTTCATCCATGTGTTGGCTCGCCGGAAAGATGGGACCCTTGCATTTTGGAGACCCGATGGTGGGGCTATCTTCTTCaccgaaatcaatcttcttccggaGTTGCTTGTCTTCCGGCATAGGTGAGAGTacaaaccttttccgaccatcgCCTTTGGTGGAAGGGGCCGGGGTACTTTTCCTCTCTTTCACGTTTGTTTTCAAGGATTTCCTCGCCATTTTCTTGGAGGGAAGGCTTGTGGAGGAAGCCTCTTCCGACGTGAACGTCATTTGTTGGACCAAGGGAGGGTCCTCGGCCGCCCGGAGGACCATTTGCTGATCCGAGATGGTGCGGGGTTCCTCGGACCCCGGTGGAGGATCCGGCGGGTGTTCCGGCATGGCTGAAGGAGAGTCAAGACACCAGCCGCACCGGGGAGTTGAGCGGGGGTTGGTGAGGTGTGGCTCGAGACTGGTGGAGCGAGCCGGGGTTGTGGTTGTGGCCTTGGACGAACAAGGATGGTGGTCGGAGATGGAAGGAAGGTCGGCGTGGGGGGGTGGTCGAAAGGTGGATTATCGTTCAAAAGGGagaattgctagagagaagggagagcatcTCTCTCTCTAGTTTGTAGGGAGACAGAAGGAGGGTACTAATGCTGGGAAAGGGGATCCGATTAAGGGTCCATCTTGGGATATCTGGCTGGCCTGTCAGGATTGGCACACTAAAAATATCCTCGATCACGTGTTGTGGGATACCTGCTTGGTGTTGTGCGATCCGGATCTTCCCACGGTCCCATTGGTCCTCACGCCAAAAATCTGCCACCCTTGCCATAGGACTTCTTCTCGTATCCAAGCATAGATCCCGAAGAGGTTTGTCTCCTAACCAAATGTCGTCCCAAAAAAGGATCTTTCCATCTCCTAAAATCCATCTCATGTTCGGCTGCGTTAGGGGCCAAGCCGCAGTAAGCCGTCTCCAAGTAGGGCTATTGCGGCCCGAGGAGGCCGAGGCCAAAGGAGATTTCCTCGAACAATATTTGGCATACAtgtgcatttttttttaatcaaacaccgtcatggtggagggttcgtgggtccctcatccctatatttcaaatcGAAAAGAGTACAATtcgtggccacacccgaaagtggtgtaCCAAAAGAGACAAAGGAGTAGTAGGCGGTCCATACCCACATGggcggacctcatcatactccagCAAAACAAAAAACGATCACCTAATCTAGGAAGACTCGTCCCCTCGGACTCGAATATTAGGGATTCCCAATTCCTCCATGCGGATCATGGCCTTCAAAAACCGTGGGGCCGTGGTGGTAGTCATGCATTGGAGTTCTTCGATCTCGGTCCCCATTTGGGCAAGGAAGTCGGCCACCTTATTTCCTTCGCGGTGTATGAAGGTAGTGCGGAGAGTAAGACGCCGCTTGTGTAGGGCAATATGTGCCATGGCCTGGCGGATATGTGCGTGTCCCCAATCCTTTCCGTCCGCCAACTTAATTGCTTGCTCGGCATCTGCTTCGAGCCAAATTGGTTTCGCAAAGTCCCTAGCCATTGTCAAGCCATGGTGCATGGCTAGTAACTCGGCCTCAAGCGCTGAGTGTGCAGAGAGCGGGAGCGCGAAGGCCACAAGTAACCTTCCCGAATGGTCCCGAATGAGGCCTCCTCCCCCGGCTTTCCCGGTTGCCTCGTTAAACGCACCATCCGTGTTAAGTTTCAGCCACGGCTGGTCCGGAGGTTTCCATTTGACCATCATGGCTAGTGGCTGCGCACTTCTCGGAGCGGCATGACTCGGGATATTGACCCCAAGCCGAATGCCCTTCCAATGCTTCCTTCGGCTTGAGGTTGCCGTTCGACATGCTATTCCGGATGAAAGTAATTGGCTTCTTGGTGTCTGCTTCTATTCCTTTCTGCCCAGATAAACCAAAGGATTAAGGTAAGGCATGAGACGGCTAAGGTGTTTCCTACCTGGTTGCTGTAATCTTGTCCCCCATACTTCGAGCCTAGTTGGGATGGTATCGTTGATCCGAAGAGGTGGGGAGGAGCCTTCGAACCACCCATCAAATTCCCTCCACACCTTTGACGCGCCCACtccttggatgaagaggtgttgtaGGGACTCAGTGTGTGGTCTGTGAGGGCAGCATTGACACTTGGACGCCAGCTCGATCTTCCGCCATTGGAGCTTCGAGTCGACTGGAATACGGTTAGACAGGAGCCTCCAAATAAAGATGGGAATGGTTGTAGTGAGGCCTGCCTTCCAAATATCTTCAAGTCTTTGAATGATGGGCCTTGGCACCCGGAGTGCTTCCCAGGTCGAGGCTAGTGAAAACTCACCACGTCGGGATAGCGTCCATCTCGGAATATCCGGCTCCCCGGAGAGAATCGGGGTGTTGAGGATATCAGTCACAATCTTTTGTGGGAGGCCAGCCTGGTCATGTAGTAGCTGCAATTTAGGTTCATCCCAAGCACCTCCCTTGATAAACTCCGCGACGGGCGTACTAGGGCTGCCCCTATCGTCAATGCATAGCCCCCTAAGTGGCTCATTGCCCAACCAAATATCATCCCAGAAATAGATCCTTCCAGCCCCAACAATCCATCGAATGTGCGGGTGTGCCTGGGCCCAGGCTCTGGTCAACCTCTTCCACGTTGGGCTACTCCTTCCCGATGTTTTCGTGGTGAGAGGTGAGGATGTTGAACAGTACTTACACATCATGTAGCGTGCCCATAGAGAGGTCTGCTCTCGGAATCGCCACCACAATTTAATGTTGAAGGCTCGCAGCACGTCCTTGAACTTACGAATTCCAAGCCCTCCTTCGTTGGTGGGGCAGCACATTTCGTCCCAGCACATAAGAACTGAGAACCAGCAGGAACCAACGCACCTCTCAATAAGGCTAATCCAGGCCTCCGGGAAGCCCATGCGACAGAGAACTTTGATAAGAAAGTCCCACTGGATCATGTCATACGCCTTGGCCATATCAATCTTAATCGCCACGTTCGGGGCCGGGGAGCACCTAGCAatctcatggaacatctcttgggcgaGGAGGACGTTGTCGTTCAATAGCCGTCCCT is a window encoding:
- the LOC121770454 gene encoding uncharacterized protein LOC121770454, with translation MEDEIAKAQANFEAGPTPRHRAEINKNIAEYILLLKMEEDFWRQKAALRWLAEGDRNSRFYQSWVKQKRVKLRIHSIYANGQEITDEDEIRKSAVELFQGLLAPDNPVPDLDEVKRALFEISGDSAPGPDGFSATFYQACWPIVGRDVVEAIAQFFNGAYLPRSVTATNIVLIPKKASPETWADYRPISLCNVFNKIITKVLTARLAPYLPQVISPNQSGFVKGRLLNDNVLLAQEMFHEIARCSPAPNVAIKIDMAKAYDMIQWDFLIKVLCRMGFPEAWISLIERCVGSCWFSVLMCWDEMCCPTNEGGLGIRKFKDVLRAFNIKLWWRFREQTSLWARYMMCKYCSTSSPLTTKTSGRSSPTWKRLTRAWAQAHPHIRWIVGAGRIYFWDDIWLGNEPLRGLCIDDRGSPSTPVAEFIKGGAWDEPKLQLLHDQAGLPQKIVTDILNTPILSGEPDIPRWTLSRRGEFSLASTWEALRVPRPIIQRLEDIWKAGLTTTIPIFIWRLLSNRIPVDSKLQWRKIELASKCQCCPHRPHTESLQHLFIQGVGASKVWREFDGWFEGSSPPLRINDTIPTRLEVWGTRLQQPGRKHLSRLMPYLNPLVYLGRKE